The Apium graveolens cultivar Ventura chromosome 6, ASM990537v1, whole genome shotgun sequence genome contains a region encoding:
- the LOC141667968 gene encoding uncharacterized protein LOC141667968 isoform X2, whose amino-acid sequence MADEPSITRWSFQFGRKRETDGKDAEANGKDVANGSVALNGNGHVKNISDMAVYEQYRNQNQGSSVTSNGISSAVINERPQKSLLPPFESAEMRTLAESLSRDIIRGSPDVKWESIKGLENAKRLLKEAVVMPIKYPSYFTGLLSPWKGILLFGPPGTGKTMLAKAVATECNTTFFNISASSIVSKWRGDSEKLVKVLFELARHHAPSTIFLDEIDAIITQRGEARSEHEASRRLKTELLIQMDGLTKTDELVFVLAATNLPWELDAALLRRLEKRILVPLPEPEARRSMFEELLPPALDEEKLPYDLMVEKTEGYSGSDIRLVCKETAMQPLRRLMACLEEKQEVVPENELPKVGPIRQEDIMVALRNTRPSAHMHTPRYEKFNNDYGSQLLH is encoded by the exons ATGGCCGACGAACCTTCCATCACTCGCTGGTCATTTCAG TTTGGGAGGAAGAGAGAGACTGATGGTAAAGATGCCGAGGCTAATGGCAAAGATGTTGCAAATGGAAGTGTAGCATTGAATGGAAATGGACATGTGAAGAACATATCTGATATGGCTGTTTACGAGCAGTATAGAAATCAG AATCAAGGATCCTCGGTGACTAGTAATGGAATTTCATCTGCCGTAATTAATGAAAGACC GCAAAAATCTCTTCTTCCTCCTTTTGAATCTGCGGAAATGCGTACTTTAGCTGAGAGTTTGAGTAG GGATATCATTCGCGGTAGTCCAGATGTAAAGTGGGAAAGCATAAAAGGGTTAGAGAATGCAAAGCGTCTGCTTAAAGAAGCAGTTGTCATGCCTATCAAATATCCCAG CTACTTTACTGGTCTattatcaccatggaaaggaatTCTCCTTTTCGGCCCTCCAGGAACGGGAAAG ACAATGCTTGCAAAGGCTGTTGCAACAGAGTGCAACACTACATTTTTCAACATTTCTGCATCATCTATTGTTAGCAAATGGCGTG GCGACTCAGAAAAATTGGTGAAAGTACTCTTTGAGCTTGCTAGGCATCATGCACCTTCCACCATATTTCTTGATGAGATTGATGCCATCATTACTCAACGAGGTGAGGCACGTAGTGAGCATGAAGCAAGTAGGCGACTGAAAACTGAGCTACTCATACAG ATGGATGGATTAACAAAAACAGACGAGCTTGTCTTTGTTTTGGCGGCAACTAACCTCCCTTGGGAACTAGATGCTGCTCTACTCCGGCGTCTTGAGAAACGG ATCCTTGTACCACTTCCTGAACCAGAAGCAAGAAGGTCCATGTTTGAGGAATTATTGCCTCCTGCACTTGATGAGGAGAAACTCCCATATGATCTAATGGTCGAGAAGACAGAAGGCTATTCAGGTTCAGATATACGGTTAGTGTGCAAAGAGACTGCAATGCAGCCCTTGAGACGATTAATGGCATGTTTGGAGGAAAAGCAAGAAGTGGTGCCTGAGAATG AATTGCCAAAAGTAGGACCCATCAGACAAGAAGATATCATGGTAGCTCTGAGGAATACGAGGCCCTCTGCTCATATGCATACTCCTCGATATGAGAAGTTTAACAATGACTATGGCAGTCAGCTCCTTCATTGA
- the LOC141667968 gene encoding uncharacterized protein LOC141667968 isoform X1: protein MADEPSITRWSFQDFKMFYDVKFGRKRETDGKDAEANGKDVANGSVALNGNGHVKNISDMAVYEQYRNQNQGSSVTSNGISSAVINERPQKSLLPPFESAEMRTLAESLSRDIIRGSPDVKWESIKGLENAKRLLKEAVVMPIKYPSYFTGLLSPWKGILLFGPPGTGKTMLAKAVATECNTTFFNISASSIVSKWRGDSEKLVKVLFELARHHAPSTIFLDEIDAIITQRGEARSEHEASRRLKTELLIQMDGLTKTDELVFVLAATNLPWELDAALLRRLEKRILVPLPEPEARRSMFEELLPPALDEEKLPYDLMVEKTEGYSGSDIRLVCKETAMQPLRRLMACLEEKQEVVPENELPKVGPIRQEDIMVALRNTRPSAHMHTPRYEKFNNDYGSQLLH, encoded by the exons ATGGCCGACGAACCTTCCATCACTCGCTGGTCATTTCAG GATTTTAAGATGTTTTATGATGTGAAGTTTGGGAGGAAGAGAGAGACTGATGGTAAAGATGCCGAGGCTAATGGCAAAGATGTTGCAAATGGAAGTGTAGCATTGAATGGAAATGGACATGTGAAGAACATATCTGATATGGCTGTTTACGAGCAGTATAGAAATCAG AATCAAGGATCCTCGGTGACTAGTAATGGAATTTCATCTGCCGTAATTAATGAAAGACC GCAAAAATCTCTTCTTCCTCCTTTTGAATCTGCGGAAATGCGTACTTTAGCTGAGAGTTTGAGTAG GGATATCATTCGCGGTAGTCCAGATGTAAAGTGGGAAAGCATAAAAGGGTTAGAGAATGCAAAGCGTCTGCTTAAAGAAGCAGTTGTCATGCCTATCAAATATCCCAG CTACTTTACTGGTCTattatcaccatggaaaggaatTCTCCTTTTCGGCCCTCCAGGAACGGGAAAG ACAATGCTTGCAAAGGCTGTTGCAACAGAGTGCAACACTACATTTTTCAACATTTCTGCATCATCTATTGTTAGCAAATGGCGTG GCGACTCAGAAAAATTGGTGAAAGTACTCTTTGAGCTTGCTAGGCATCATGCACCTTCCACCATATTTCTTGATGAGATTGATGCCATCATTACTCAACGAGGTGAGGCACGTAGTGAGCATGAAGCAAGTAGGCGACTGAAAACTGAGCTACTCATACAG ATGGATGGATTAACAAAAACAGACGAGCTTGTCTTTGTTTTGGCGGCAACTAACCTCCCTTGGGAACTAGATGCTGCTCTACTCCGGCGTCTTGAGAAACGG ATCCTTGTACCACTTCCTGAACCAGAAGCAAGAAGGTCCATGTTTGAGGAATTATTGCCTCCTGCACTTGATGAGGAGAAACTCCCATATGATCTAATGGTCGAGAAGACAGAAGGCTATTCAGGTTCAGATATACGGTTAGTGTGCAAAGAGACTGCAATGCAGCCCTTGAGACGATTAATGGCATGTTTGGAGGAAAAGCAAGAAGTGGTGCCTGAGAATG AATTGCCAAAAGTAGGACCCATCAGACAAGAAGATATCATGGTAGCTCTGAGGAATACGAGGCCCTCTGCTCATATGCATACTCCTCGATATGAGAAGTTTAACAATGACTATGGCAGTCAGCTCCTTCATTGA